A section of the Phaseolus vulgaris cultivar G19833 chromosome 8, P. vulgaris v2.0, whole genome shotgun sequence genome encodes:
- the LOC137823384 gene encoding protein MIZU-KUSSEI 1 produces MAIDTLRRFFLPCFFPSKPQPTVPFSDNHLQTKNRPSSPASSTSSSTAASAAPPRPSKSMVIGTIFGNRRGHVWFCVQHDRLSAKPSLLLELPLSTDHLVREMRNGLVRIALECSDAATCPLRSVPLWTAFCNGRKTGFAARRRAGDRVRSILRTMQCVSVGAGVIPSGFASDTSEELMYMRANFEHVVGNADSESFHLINPDECPGQELSFFLLRSRLPATR; encoded by the coding sequence ATGGCCATCGACACCCTCCGTCGATTCTTTCTCCCTTGTTTCTTCCCTTCCAAGCCACAACCCACCGTCCCTTTCTCCGACAACCATCTACAGACCAAGAACCGCCCCTCCTCGCCGGCGTCGTCCACTTCCTCCTCAACGGCGGCCTCTGCGGCCCCGCCCCGTCCCTCAAAATCGATGGTGATCGGCACCATCTTTGGGAACCGGCGCGGGCACGTGTGGTTCTGCGTTCAGCACGACCGACTCTCCGCCAAGCCCTCGCTCCTCCTCGAACTGCCACTCTCCACAGACCACCTAGTACGCGAAATGCGCAACGGCCTCGTGCGCATCGCACTTGAGTGCTCCGACGCTGCCACGTGTCCCCTCCGCTCCGTTCCCCTCTGGACCGCCTTCTGCAACGGCAGGAAGACCGGATTCGCCGCGCGCCGCCGCGCCGGAGACCGAGTCCGCTCCATCCTACGAACCATGCAGTGCGTCTCCGTCGGCGCCGGCGTCATCCCCTCCGGTTTCGCCTCCGACACCTCCGAGGAACTCATGTACATGCGCGCCAACTTCGAACACGTCGTCGGCAACGCTGACTCCGAGTCCTTCCACCTCATCAACCCCGACGAGTGCCCAGGCCAGGAACTCAGCTTTTTCTTGCTCCGATCCCGACTCCCCGCCACGCGCTGA
- the LOC137823385 gene encoding protein RETICULATA, chloroplastic-like translates to MAGCFSNFAVAGVADVRQRQEVFFGNVGNQESNLIRLSFRGVLNKAAFQVLRGGKCGRICVPTQKKFVFLVTSMSQPSGESQSVVTSIGFSQGGGDSLQSKEHVTRDNESDSKIDRNDDNGVVLDSSGGNGSFGGGGEGDGSGGGGDGDGGDDDSHDNEEDELGPILRFDEVMRETQARGATLPLDMIEAAKSVGIRKVLLLRYLDLQGSFWPLGFFMKSCSMLRNRMLADPSFLFKIGSEIVIDTCCATFAEVQKRGKDFWAEFELYLADLLVGLVVNVALVGMLAPYARIGKPSISSGFLGRMQKAYSALPSSVFEAERPGCRFSVQQRLGTYFYKGIMYGAVGFACGIIGQGIANVIMTAKRSIKKSEEDIPVPPLIKSAALWGVFLAVSSNTRYQIVNGLEGLVEASPLAKQVPPVALAFTVGVRFANNVYGGMQFVDWARWSGVQ, encoded by the exons ATGGCgggttgtttttcaaattttgctGTGGCCGGTGTTGCCGATGTGAGGCAGAGGCAAGAAGTCTTTTTTGGGAATGTGGGAAATCAGGAGTCAAATTTGATTAGGTTGAGTTTCAGGGGTGTGTTGAATAAGGCTGCATTTCAAGTTCTACGTGGGGGCAAGTGTGGTAGAATATGTGTGCCTACGCAAaagaaatttgtttttcttgtaaCGAGTATGTCGCAGCCGTCGGGTGAATCGCAATCTGTTGTAACTTCGATAGGATTTTCCCAAGGGGGAGGTGATAGTCTCCAGAGTAAGGAGCATGTGACTCGAGATAATGAGTCAGACTCCAAAATTGATAGAAATGATGATAATGGAGTTGTATTAGATAGCAGTGGTGGGAATGGAAGCTTTGGAGGTGGTGGAGAGGGGGATGGGAGTGGTGGGGGTGGGGATGGGGATGGTGGTGATGATGACAGTCATGACAATGAAGAGGACGAATTAGGGCCAATACTGAGATTTGATGAAGTAATGAGAGAGACACAGGCTCGTGGAGCTACCCTTCCTTTAGACATGATAGAGGCTGCTAAGAGTGTGGGAATCCGTAAGGTGCTTCTACTTAGATATTTGGACCTGCAG GGATCCTTTTGGCCTTTAGGATTTTTCATGAAATCATGCTCAATGCTTCGCAATCGAATGTTAGCTGATCCATcgtttcttttcaaaattggcTCAGAG ATTGTCATTGATACGTGTTGTGCTACTTTTGCTGAAGTTCAAAAGAGAGGCAAAGACTTTTGGGCCGAATTTGAGTTGTATCTTGCAGATCTTCTCGTTGGGCTGGTTGTTAATGTTGCTTTGGTAGGTATGTTGGCACCCTATGCTCGAATAGGGAAACCATCAATATCTAGTGGATTCCTTGGTAGAATGCAGAAGGCTTATTCAGCCTTGCCTAGCAG TGTATTTGAAGCAGAAAGGCCAGGATGTAGGTTTTCTGTGCAGCAGAGACTTGGAACATACTTCTACAAG GGTATAATGTATGGTGCTGTTGGATTTGCATGTGGTATTATAGGCCAAGGCATTGCAAATGTGATCATGACAGCAAAGAG GAGCATAAAGAAATCAGAAGAGGACATACCTGTGCCTCCACTTATAAAGAGTGCTGCTCTTTGGG GTGTCTTTCTTGCTGTTTCTTCCAACACACGATACCAGATTGTCAATGGACTGGAAGGCTTGGTTGAAGCGTCACCACTGGCAAAGCAGGTTCCCCCAGTTGCTCTGGCTTTCACAGTTGGCGTGCGTTTTGCCAACAATGTGTATGGTGGCATGCAATTTGTTGATTGGGCTAGGTGGAGTGGGGTGCAATAA
- the LOC137823386 gene encoding PRA1 family protein A1-like, whose protein sequence is MDWGNVTAEDLVDALREVDWSLPPRPLSEFFSRFTVPRSSSKWNSRLKCNLYYYRTNYFLLIVSVLILGFLRRPLAIVAALLTALSIAFLNDSFAGTFSEKVTRTVRQFSPHLAAKMRPPLTPVIRGRPSAKRAIYICGRPRWVFVLLFSSASFILWFVSAGLLTVLWALAIGLLATILHASFRTPNLKARLNTFREEFRAVWRNYSEL, encoded by the exons ATGGATTGGGGAAACGTCACCGCTGAGGATCTCGTCGACGCTCTCCGCGAGGTCGATTGGTCGTTGCCGCCGCGCCCACTGTCGGAATTCTTCTCGCGATTTACCGTTCCCAGATCTTCCTCCAAATGGAACAGCCGCCTCAAATGCAATCTCTACTA CTACCGGACCAACTACTTCCTTTTGATTGTGTCTGTTCTCA TATTGGGTTTCCTTCGGAGGCCGCTTGCTATTGTAGCCGCACTTCTTACTGCACTCAGCATTGCTTTTCTGAATGACAG CTTTGCAGGTACCTTTAGTGAGAAGGTAACAAGAACAGTTAGGCAATTTTCACCACATTTAGCTGCCAAAATGAGACCTCCTCTCAC GCCTGTAATTCGTGGACGTCCTTCAGCCAAGAGAGCAATTTATATATGTGGTCGGCCGCGATGGGTGTTTGTCTTGCTATTTTCTTCTG CAAGTTTCATCCTTTGGTTTGTTTCTGCTGGTCTTCTGACTGTTTTATGGGCTCTTGCTATTGGTCTTCTTG CTACCATCCTACATGCAAGCTTTAGAACACCGAACTTGAAAGCTCGTCTAAACACATTCCGTGAAGAATTCCGTGCAGTATGGCGCAATTATAGTGAACTGTAG